Proteins co-encoded in one Candidatus Poribacteria bacterium genomic window:
- a CDS encoding DUF423 domain-containing protein: MQNLFFALGSGLSLLGVVFGAFGAHTLKSKISPEMLETFEVAVRYQMYHSLGLIAAAWAVSQWQNQLTAASGWCFLAGILIFSGSLYVLSLTGIRWLGAITPIGGLAFIVGWGCLTIAAIRGS, encoded by the coding sequence ATGCAAAATCTTTTCTTTGCACTCGGTTCGGGTTTGAGCCTGCTGGGGGTTGTTTTTGGGGCATTTGGGGCACATACACTCAAATCAAAAATCTCGCCGGAGATGCTTGAGACTTTTGAGGTTGCGGTACGGTATCAGATGTACCACAGCCTCGGACTAATTGCAGCGGCGTGGGCGGTATCACAATGGCAGAACCAGCTCACGGCTGCATCAGGATGGTGTTTTTTGGCTGGCATCCTAATCTTTTCGGGGAGTCTTTATGTGCTGAGTCTCACGGGTATCCGGTGGCTCGGTGCGATTACACCTATCGGTGGGTTGGCATTTATTGTCGGTTGGGGTTGTCTGACCATCGCTGCGATCCGGGGTAGCTGA
- a CDS encoding Tm-1-like ATP-binding domain-containing protein has protein sequence MAKTVGIVGTMDTKGIEFAFIKTQIESAGVSTCVINTGILGDPQLTPDISADEVAQAGGSSLQALRDEGDRGNSVTVMAQGAAVLVAEKQAAGEIDGIISLGGSAGTTIGTTAMQAVPVGVPKIMVSTLASGDTSPYVQSKDICMMYSVVDIAGINRLSRQILANAAGAIVGMVSTEAPAAAAADKPLIAATMFGVTTPCVTKAREILEAAGYEVLVFHATGTGGQAMEDLVKGGFLAGVLDATTTELADELVGGILSAGPDRLEAAGQSGLPQVVAPGALDMVNFGPPDTVPEKFSDRLFYQHNPTVTLMRTTAEETAELGRTMARKLSEAQGPTTVIIPTQGVSAIDKTGQPFDSPEARTAWIDNLKAHIGDNVTVIEMDAHINDDEFATKLAETLLANIQ, from the coding sequence ATGGCAAAAACGGTAGGCATTGTTGGGACAATGGACACGAAAGGCATAGAATTCGCATTCATCAAAACGCAGATAGAATCAGCAGGGGTTTCAACGTGCGTAATCAATACAGGAATATTAGGAGACCCACAATTAACACCGGACATTTCTGCGGATGAAGTTGCACAAGCCGGAGGATCCTCTCTACAAGCGTTAAGAGACGAAGGTGACCGAGGCAATAGCGTCACCGTGATGGCGCAGGGTGCGGCAGTACTTGTTGCTGAAAAACAGGCTGCAGGTGAGATTGACGGGATCATCTCCCTCGGTGGCTCCGCAGGCACGACCATCGGCACAACGGCGATGCAGGCAGTTCCTGTGGGTGTTCCGAAAATTATGGTATCCACATTGGCATCGGGTGATACCAGTCCTTATGTACAATCAAAAGATATTTGTATGATGTACTCTGTCGTAGACATCGCTGGTATTAACCGTTTGTCCCGACAAATTCTCGCCAACGCAGCGGGTGCAATCGTTGGGATGGTGAGTACGGAAGCGCCGGCGGCGGCAGCAGCGGACAAACCCTTAATCGCAGCGACGATGTTCGGTGTGACGACCCCGTGTGTTACAAAAGCGCGAGAAATTCTTGAAGCCGCTGGCTATGAAGTTCTCGTGTTTCACGCAACTGGCACCGGTGGCCAAGCGATGGAGGACCTCGTCAAAGGTGGTTTTCTTGCCGGGGTGTTAGATGCAACGACGACTGAGCTCGCCGACGAATTGGTAGGCGGAATTCTGAGTGCTGGACCTGACCGGTTGGAAGCCGCAGGTCAATCGGGACTGCCACAAGTTGTCGCGCCCGGCGCATTGGATATGGTGAACTTCGGTCCACCGGACACTGTGCCAGAGAAATTTAGCGATAGGCTGTTCTATCAGCATAATCCAACAGTAACATTGATGCGAACAACTGCCGAAGAGACCGCTGAACTCGGACGTACCATGGCACGCAAACTCAGCGAAGCGCAGGGACCCACTACGGTTATTATTCCAACACAAGGCGTATCAGCGATTGACAAAACAGGGCAACCCTTTGATTCACCCGAAGCAAGAACTGCATGGATTGACAATTTGAAAGCACACATCGGCGACAATGTCACAGTTATTGAAATGGATGCTCACATTAACGACGACGAGTTCGCAACAAAACTTGCAGAAACGCTGCTGGCGAACATACAATAA
- a CDS encoding sigma-54 dependent transcriptional regulator gives MLLSREKLHGNYAHIIGESPAHLKVLKRIDTFAKSAKIVLISGETGTGKELVARALHAENLYAMHPLVVVNCAEIAENLIASELFGHEKGTFTGADQRHIGLFETASGGTLFLDEIGELPKPLQSKLLRVLQENEIRRMGGTKQIPVKVRVLAATNIDLIEAVAAGKFRRDLYERLKPLHIQLPALRERREDIPALATHFLKKEANSSNQKIEDINPEVFSLFDAYSWPGNIRELEGIISRAVLLAEGGEILPHHLPQDVRMPQVHALPLADATAAANPNAGERFVLPFPTGTTLKEIEKSAILATLARENGNKSKTAKTLGIHRRTLHKKLHDYNA, from the coding sequence ATGCTGTTATCAAGAGAGAAGTTGCATGGGAATTACGCCCATATTATCGGTGAGAGTCCAGCGCATCTTAAAGTGCTGAAACGTATTGACACGTTCGCAAAATCTGCTAAAATAGTGCTTATTTCTGGCGAGACAGGAACAGGCAAAGAACTGGTCGCGCGTGCTTTGCACGCAGAGAACCTTTATGCAATGCACCCTCTGGTCGTCGTGAACTGTGCGGAGATTGCGGAGAACCTGATAGCAAGTGAACTCTTTGGACATGAGAAGGGTACGTTTACTGGTGCCGATCAGCGACATATCGGGCTATTTGAAACCGCATCGGGAGGCACACTCTTCCTTGACGAAATCGGGGAACTTCCCAAACCTCTACAATCAAAGTTGTTGCGGGTCCTTCAGGAAAACGAGATTCGCCGCATGGGCGGGACAAAACAGATTCCAGTGAAAGTGCGCGTCCTTGCAGCTACAAATATCGACCTTATAGAAGCGGTTGCAGCAGGCAAGTTTCGCCGAGATCTCTATGAGCGATTGAAACCGCTTCATATCCAGCTGCCGGCGTTACGGGAGCGGCGGGAAGACATTCCCGCGTTGGCAACACACTTTTTGAAAAAGGAAGCCAACTCTTCCAATCAAAAGATAGAAGATATAAATCCAGAAGTCTTCTCGTTATTTGATGCCTACAGCTGGCCCGGCAATATCCGAGAGTTGGAAGGCATCATAAGTCGCGCCGTCCTCTTAGCGGAAGGGGGTGAAATCTTACCGCACCACTTACCACAAGATGTGCGGATGCCTCAAGTCCACGCATTGCCGTTGGCGGATGCAACAGCCGCAGCAAACCCTAACGCCGGAGAACGTTTCGTGCTGCCCTTTCCGACGGGGACAACTTTGAAAGAGATAGAGAAGTCAGCCATCTTGGCAACCTTAGCGCGAGAGAATGGGAATAAGTCAAAAACGGCGAAGACCCTCGGGATACATCGGCGTACCTTGCACAAAAAGTTACACGACTATAACGCGTAA
- a CDS encoding LamG domain-containing protein: protein MKSVISVCQTQVFIVILSLPILMIGFGVNAHAAKLGLASAWLFEDNGGKVAKDIVSGHDGDIKGSLEWVKDGKFGGALKFPGKGDSYVRVDHDDVFNADPYSFVAWVKLENASWQYVVWRNGDVWPEPENVRHLDIWIHTDDYPVFMWHVKGNVGRIDGKTIIADGKWHHIAKIYDGKNVQMYVDGKVDGEKPSGGTLDTSESPIWIGARPGNVAATGLFDEVGFFTEALSEDELNNVMDNGLAVYAAVDAAGKATTTWALLKTTR from the coding sequence GTGAAAAGCGTAATTTCTGTTTGCCAAACGCAAGTTTTCATAGTCATTTTGAGTTTACCAATCCTCATGATCGGGTTCGGTGTTAACGCACACGCTGCAAAACTCGGTTTGGCGAGTGCTTGGCTCTTTGAGGATAACGGTGGAAAGGTTGCCAAAGATATCGTCAGCGGACACGATGGTGATATTAAGGGTAGCCTTGAATGGGTAAAAGACGGCAAATTCGGCGGTGCATTGAAATTCCCCGGCAAAGGTGATAGCTACGTCCGTGTTGATCACGACGACGTTTTCAACGCTGATCCCTACTCGTTTGTCGCGTGGGTGAAATTGGAAAACGCCTCGTGGCAATATGTTGTTTGGCGGAACGGAGATGTCTGGCCCGAACCAGAAAATGTGCGCCATCTTGATATATGGATTCACACTGACGATTATCCGGTCTTTATGTGGCACGTCAAGGGAAACGTCGGGCGTATTGATGGTAAAACGATCATTGCTGATGGTAAGTGGCATCACATCGCTAAAATCTATGATGGCAAAAACGTTCAGATGTACGTTGATGGAAAAGTAGATGGCGAGAAACCGAGCGGTGGGACGCTGGATACCAGTGAATCCCCAATCTGGATCGGCGCGCGACCTGGCAATGTTGCTGCAACTGGGCTTTTTGACGAAGTTGGGTTCTTCACCGAAGCACTCTCTGAAGACGAACTCAACAATGTCATGGATAATGGGTTAGCTGTTTATGCTGCTGTGGATGCAGCTGGAAAAGCGACGACAACTTGGGCTTTGCTAAAAACAACAAGGTAA
- a CDS encoding phytanoyl-CoA dioxygenase family protein: MGRTYKTLTKSDVNHFIEKGHIVLKDCFPRELAEEWQAFAFKRLGYDPDDPGTWEQPRIHLPSMNRVPIQEIAPRAWDAICDLVGGEDRVINLRDNAKPTWGDGFIINFALGADTPWQPPSPEVSGWHKDGDFFRHFLDSPEQGLLTIVVWSDIYPQSGGTFVACDSVQHVAQWLYEHPEGLLPSSGFGKLIGKCKDFVEITGNAGDVVLLHPFILHAASQNPSRRARFITNPPVGLAEPMNFNRENPDDFSPVELAVLDGLGKDRLDFKPTAPRERLVPERVKRQKQMLEEQKKRLERGE, from the coding sequence ATGGGACGAACCTACAAAACACTTACCAAATCAGATGTTAATCATTTCATTGAGAAAGGGCATATTGTTCTAAAGGACTGCTTCCCACGCGAATTGGCGGAAGAGTGGCAGGCGTTCGCTTTTAAACGACTCGGTTATGATCCCGATGATCCAGGGACGTGGGAGCAACCGCGCATCCATCTACCTTCGATGAATCGCGTGCCGATTCAGGAAATCGCGCCGAGGGCATGGGATGCTATCTGTGATCTTGTCGGTGGTGAAGACAGGGTTATCAATCTTCGGGATAACGCAAAACCGACATGGGGCGACGGCTTTATTATCAACTTTGCGTTAGGCGCGGACACACCTTGGCAACCACCTTCTCCAGAGGTGAGCGGTTGGCATAAGGATGGCGATTTTTTCCGCCACTTCTTGGATAGCCCAGAACAAGGATTGCTCACAATCGTTGTCTGGTCGGATATCTATCCACAGAGTGGTGGAACGTTTGTAGCGTGCGATTCTGTCCAGCATGTTGCACAGTGGTTATATGAACACCCAGAAGGGTTGTTACCAAGCAGCGGTTTTGGGAAACTCATTGGCAAATGTAAAGATTTTGTAGAGATTACTGGAAACGCGGGGGATGTTGTATTACTGCATCCTTTCATCTTACACGCCGCATCACAGAACCCGTCTCGCCGTGCGCGTTTTATTACGAACCCACCCGTCGGTCTCGCGGAACCGATGAATTTCAATCGTGAGAACCCGGACGATTTCTCGCCGGTGGAATTAGCAGTATTAGATGGATTGGGGAAAGATCGTTTGGACTTTAAGCCGACAGCACCGCGGGAACGTTTAGTACCAGAACGTGTTAAGCGTCAAAAGCAAATGCTGGAGGAACAGAAAAAGCGGCTTGAGAGGGGAGAGTAG
- a CDS encoding SMP-30/gluconolactonase/LRE family protein → MVKKSILAIVLIGTGCVIFFLVYEKDEKMSHEVLSEESSVIGARAHRPYDVRIYWTNRSGRIQRIRSDSSDIENLTTDVCSPIGIALDILGGQMYWTSGCKIQRANLDGSNVEELVPSSKGIKEGIALDIDGNKMYWTVWNATPNKIQRANLDGSDIEDIITDLKSPRGIALDVPNGKMYWADLGASKIQRANLNGSDVEDIITALLGPNGIALDLDGNKIYWADEFSGKIQSANLDGSNRKTLFVRYGKLIGTAINIPLDILGLKIYYANSPIGIALDTSGGKIYWTTPHKYKVQRANLDGSNIEDVATDSILTIGIALSTASQ, encoded by the coding sequence ATGGTAAAAAAATCAATACTTGCTATCGTTTTAATTGGAACTGGATGTGTCATTTTTTTTCTCGTTTATGAAAAAGACGAGAAAATGTCACATGAGGTATTATCTGAAGAATCATCTGTTATAGGGGCGAGGGCACATCGCCCCTACGATGTCCGAATCTATTGGACAAACAGATCGGGTAGAATTCAGCGCATTCGCTCCGATAGCTCAGACATTGAAAACCTCACTACTGACGTATGCTCTCCAATTGGTATAGCATTAGACATTCTCGGCGGTCAGATGTACTGGACGAGCGGCTGTAAGATTCAACGTGCCAACTTGGATGGCTCAAACGTTGAGGAACTGGTTCCGTCCAGTAAAGGCATAAAGGAAGGCATTGCACTGGATATTGATGGAAATAAGATGTACTGGACCGTCTGGAACGCTACGCCGAATAAGATTCAACGTGCCAACCTTGATGGGTCAGACATTGAAGACATTATTACCGATTTGAAAAGTCCACGTGGCATCGCCTTGGATGTTCCCAATGGGAAAATGTACTGGGCAGACCTTGGTGCCAGTAAGATTCAACGTGCAAATCTCAATGGTTCAGATGTTGAAGACATCATCACTGCTTTATTGGGTCCAAACGGGATCGCTCTGGACTTGGATGGAAATAAAATTTATTGGGCAGATGAGTTCAGCGGTAAAATCCAGTCTGCGAATCTCGATGGTTCAAATCGCAAGACTCTCTTTGTTAGATATGGCAAACTTATCGGTACTGCCATAAATATCCCCTTAGATATTTTAGGGCTAAAAATATATTATGCGAATAGTCCGATTGGTATTGCCTTAGACACTTCGGGCGGAAAAATATATTGGACAACTCCACATAAATATAAGGTTCAGCGTGCCAACCTCGATGGCTCAAATATTGAAGATGTTGCCACCGACAGTATACTTACTATCGGCATTGCACTGTCTACGGCGTCACAGTAG
- the gspG gene encoding type II secretion system major pseudopilin GspG has product MKPIDLKQAGLTSIQILVVVVVLGIIAAVLFAPRLLGQAGRALQAQADADIETLGIALDRYAKDNGDYPSTEQGLKALWEKPEAPPIPINWLLPYIQIPITEDPWGNPYIYIRPGIHDRYGYDLISFGSDGVEGGTGEAEDVVSWIRRDE; this is encoded by the coding sequence GTGAAACCAATTGATTTGAAACAAGCAGGATTAACATCAATACAAATTTTAGTTGTCGTCGTCGTCCTTGGGATTATTGCCGCTGTGCTTTTCGCACCTCGGTTGCTCGGACAAGCAGGACGTGCGCTGCAAGCACAAGCCGATGCCGACATTGAAACGCTTGGCATCGCGCTGGATAGATATGCCAAAGATAACGGAGATTATCCGTCAACTGAACAAGGCTTGAAGGCACTCTGGGAAAAACCTGAGGCACCGCCGATACCTATAAATTGGCTGCTACCCTACATCCAGATCCCAATTACTGAGGATCCGTGGGGGAACCCTTATATCTATATCCGTCCCGGCATACACGACCGGTACGGGTACGATCTCATCTCGTTCGGAAGTGATGGTGTTGAAGGCGGAACAGGCGAGGCTGAGGATGTTGTCAGTTGGATCCGGCGGGATGAATAA
- a CDS encoding aldehyde dehydrogenase family protein has protein sequence MQMHVGGEWIDKSDKIDVLSPFDGSVVDTVPRGDANDVETAIRTAERGAKIMAGMTGYERYEILRKVADLMVERAGELAEVITREEGKILAEATVEATRASEIIALSAEESKRLTGETIPLEGAPGVKDKLGFTVRMPCGIVAGISPFNFPLHLVCHKAGPAIAGGNAIIIKPATDTPLSALKLVELFLEAGTPPEAIQCVTGPGGEIGDTLCADRRVRKITFTGSRDVGEHICRVAGLKRVTMELGSNSPLIVMPDADPEKVARAAAASGYSNAGQVCISTQRVIAHEKIYGDFLDAFQAEVAQISTGDPLAEGTRMGPMIREGDASRVAEWIQEAVSDGAELLTGGEKQDQFVTPAILANVKPEMKVSCDEVFGPAVGVTRVNDIDEAIALANDTNYGLSAAIFTQNVDWAMKFVREVESGNLMVNWGTQWRADLMPYGGVKESGMGKEGPKYAIEEMTELKMAIFHLDG, from the coding sequence ATGCAAATGCACGTAGGTGGAGAATGGATTGACAAATCCGACAAGATTGACGTACTGAGTCCGTTCGACGGTTCAGTTGTTGATACCGTCCCCAGAGGAGACGCAAACGACGTTGAAACTGCTATTCGGACCGCAGAACGCGGCGCGAAGATCATGGCAGGAATGACAGGCTATGAACGCTATGAAATTCTGCGGAAAGTGGCGGATTTGATGGTCGAACGCGCAGGCGAACTCGCTGAGGTGATTACCCGCGAAGAAGGTAAAATCTTAGCCGAGGCAACGGTTGAAGCCACACGCGCTTCTGAAATCATTGCGCTCTCAGCAGAGGAATCAAAACGGTTAACCGGCGAAACGATTCCACTTGAAGGCGCGCCCGGTGTCAAAGACAAACTCGGCTTTACGGTACGTATGCCGTGTGGTATCGTTGCTGGTATTAGCCCCTTCAACTTTCCGCTGCACCTTGTTTGTCACAAAGCCGGTCCCGCAATCGCCGGTGGCAACGCAATTATCATCAAACCCGCGACGGACACACCGCTTTCCGCATTGAAACTCGTTGAACTCTTTTTAGAAGCAGGCACGCCCCCTGAAGCGATTCAGTGTGTGACGGGACCCGGCGGCGAAATCGGTGATACCCTCTGTGCAGACCGGCGCGTCCGAAAAATTACCTTTACTGGCAGCCGTGATGTCGGCGAACATATCTGTCGGGTCGCTGGATTAAAGCGTGTCACGATGGAACTCGGCTCAAATTCTCCGCTCATCGTCATGCCCGATGCCGACCCTGAAAAGGTTGCACGAGCGGCAGCAGCGTCTGGTTACTCTAATGCAGGACAGGTCTGCATCTCAACGCAGCGCGTCATCGCACATGAAAAAATCTATGGTGATTTCTTAGATGCGTTCCAGGCGGAAGTCGCCCAAATCAGTACTGGCGACCCACTCGCAGAAGGGACACGCATGGGACCCATGATCCGAGAAGGTGATGCCTCCCGTGTCGCCGAATGGATTCAGGAAGCCGTCTCGGACGGTGCGGAACTGCTCACCGGTGGCGAGAAGCAAGATCAGTTTGTTACACCCGCTATCCTCGCTAACGTCAAACCAGAGATGAAGGTCTCCTGTGATGAAGTGTTCGGTCCGGCTGTCGGCGTGACGCGTGTCAATGATATTGACGAGGCAATCGCACTTGCCAACGATACGAACTACGGACTGAGTGCCGCAATCTTCACGCAGAATGTCGACTGGGCAATGAAGTTCGTCCGTGAGGTCGAATCTGGTAACTTGATGGTAAACTGGGGCACACAGTGGCGTGCGGACTTGATGCCGTACGGCGGTGTCAAAGAGAGCGGTATGGGCAAAGAGGGGCCGAAGTACGCCATAGAAGAGATGACCGAATTGAAGATGGCGATCTTCCATTTGGATGGTTAG
- a CDS encoding phytanoyl-CoA dioxygenase family protein, translated as MTATITSSLTERQIADYHEDGYIIVRNVLSAKEADELRRVVQHEVKRDAYPSTLKYPQPAKYTVSGNRLAEPGLTAIVEHSTVIGTVESVLGQPAHLTAYVAYLRTPGDKGAGAHCDYKRWRPVGSSMNWVFAIIPLTDFDAAYGPFLVSPKSHKLTQVIDKDARILDLTRPDAKQLAPFIDPELKAGDLLVVNEHVWHKAPAGTTTEDRCGIFNKYCAVNAPPAAGYYPYNPVALEALSDDGKRLIPVCFDKPIATTRLLIEDTSTQESKFLLHRNGEWKLPGGEGWEEEKLVGWDVGARIGSMQELAKTQLDLEVPWMSYIEDVETEDSICRVYGFSDENLDLDALANDGYDWFTESEMRQRLGESHTICRAVDTWYQADIIRGKGKACHQSRTQFDL; from the coding sequence ATGACTGCGACCATAACATCGTCTCTCACCGAGCGACAGATCGCAGACTACCATGAAGATGGTTATATAATCGTGCGTAATGTTTTATCCGCGAAAGAAGCGGATGAGCTGCGGCGCGTCGTCCAACATGAGGTGAAACGCGACGCTTATCCGTCAACCCTTAAGTATCCGCAACCGGCGAAGTACACCGTCAGCGGCAACCGACTCGCTGAACCCGGACTCACTGCGATTGTTGAACATTCAACGGTTATTGGTACTGTGGAATCTGTGCTTGGGCAACCGGCGCATCTCACTGCTTACGTCGCCTATCTACGAACACCTGGTGATAAGGGTGCTGGTGCACATTGCGACTACAAACGCTGGCGACCTGTCGGTTCATCAATGAATTGGGTGTTTGCGATTATTCCGCTGACCGATTTCGATGCAGCGTATGGCCCCTTCCTCGTGTCCCCCAAATCGCACAAACTGACGCAGGTGATTGACAAAGATGCACGTATCTTGGACCTCACCCGTCCCGATGCGAAACAGTTGGCACCCTTCATTGATCCCGAACTCAAGGCAGGCGATCTGCTTGTCGTCAACGAGCATGTCTGGCATAAAGCACCCGCGGGAACCACGACTGAAGACCGATGCGGTATTTTCAATAAGTATTGTGCAGTGAACGCACCCCCCGCAGCGGGGTATTACCCTTACAACCCTGTCGCGTTGGAGGCATTAAGCGATGACGGTAAACGTCTCATACCCGTCTGTTTTGACAAACCGATTGCGACGACACGTCTCCTTATTGAAGATACATCAACGCAAGAATCAAAGTTTTTACTGCATCGTAACGGAGAATGGAAATTGCCGGGGGGTGAAGGTTGGGAAGAGGAGAAACTTGTCGGTTGGGATGTTGGCGCACGAATCGGTTCGATGCAAGAACTTGCTAAGACCCAACTTGATTTGGAAGTGCCGTGGATGTCCTACATTGAAGATGTTGAGACGGAAGACAGTATCTGTCGGGTCTACGGTTTTTCTGATGAGAATCTTGACCTTGATGCTCTCGCAAACGATGGCTACGACTGGTTTACAGAATCCGAGATGCGACAACGCCTCGGTGAGAGTCACACTATCTGTCGTGCGGTGGATACATGGTATCAGGCAGATATTATTCGCGGCAAAGGCAAGGCATGCCATCAAAGTCGAACCCAATTTGATCTTTAA
- the fusA gene encoding elongation factor G, whose protein sequence is MKQYRTDEIRNIAIIAHSGAGKTSLVEAMLYNGGAIERMGAVDSGTSAADYAADEIERKTTLNCSVCIAEWEGHKLNLIDTPGAEDFYGDLYSVLRIVDAVVVVVDATTGVEGGTEKVWEVADKYGLPRLIFINKMDKENASFENALASIEDILETRAVPIQLPIGKEDNFAGVVDVIQMAAYLHPDGNKRAAKAEIPAELEAQAEETREALVEVAAESDDELIEKFFEGELTDEEIQNGLQLGISENQFAPVLCGTALNNVGVQQLMDTLINGCPSPVNVGAVKSAENAEETREPSSDAPMSAVVFKTIADPFAGQLSFFRVYSGTLQGDSQVSNSTRGEIERLGKTTFMNGKNAISTPQVEAGDIGALTKLAATQTGDTLCDRDASIQLAGIDFPNSVLSYAIHPTREGDDEKLMTSLTRMSEEDPVFRIERNEVTKQLLVSGLGDLHITVNRERMADKFGVETDVEPPKVPYRETIRRTVQAVQGRHKRQSGGRGQFGDVTINLAPLQRGEGFEFVNNIVGGAIPRNYIPAVEKGIRERMDRGLLAGFPIVDIQIDLYDGKYHPVDSSDMAFQIAGSIAFAAAAEQADACLLEPVMNVTITVPEQFMGNIIGDLNGRRGQVMGVEQAGKKQIIQANIPLSEMLRYSIDLKSMTSARGNFTMEFSHYDIAPDDVAQKVIAASKTDDEE, encoded by the coding sequence ATGAAACAATACAGAACCGATGAGATCCGGAACATTGCAATTATCGCACATTCAGGAGCAGGCAAGACATCACTCGTTGAAGCGATGCTTTACAACGGTGGTGCAATTGAGCGTATGGGGGCTGTTGATAGTGGAACTTCTGCAGCTGACTATGCCGCTGATGAGATAGAACGTAAAACCACCCTCAATTGTTCAGTCTGTATCGCAGAATGGGAAGGACACAAACTAAATCTGATTGATACCCCCGGCGCAGAAGATTTTTACGGGGACCTCTATAGCGTACTCCGAATTGTCGACGCAGTCGTCGTTGTTGTTGACGCGACAACCGGTGTCGAAGGTGGCACCGAAAAGGTATGGGAAGTCGCGGATAAATATGGGCTCCCGCGTCTCATCTTTATCAATAAGATGGATAAAGAGAACGCCAGTTTTGAAAACGCGCTCGCAAGCATTGAAGATATTTTAGAGACCCGAGCTGTCCCTATCCAACTACCGATTGGGAAAGAGGACAATTTCGCAGGTGTCGTTGATGTGATACAGATGGCGGCATATCTACACCCCGATGGCAACAAGCGCGCCGCGAAAGCGGAGATCCCGGCAGAATTAGAGGCACAGGCTGAAGAAACGCGTGAAGCACTCGTTGAAGTCGCAGCAGAAAGCGATGACGAACTCATAGAGAAGTTTTTTGAAGGCGAACTCACTGACGAAGAAATTCAAAACGGTTTACAACTCGGTATTTCTGAGAACCAATTTGCACCGGTACTTTGTGGGACGGCATTGAACAACGTCGGCGTGCAGCAATTGATGGATACACTCATAAATGGGTGCCCATCTCCGGTAAATGTTGGGGCGGTAAAAAGTGCTGAGAATGCGGAAGAAACCCGCGAACCGTCATCAGATGCGCCAATGTCGGCAGTTGTTTTTAAAACGATTGCTGACCCGTTTGCCGGACAATTGAGCTTCTTCCGCGTTTATTCCGGCACGTTGCAAGGGGATTCCCAAGTTAGTAATTCAACGCGTGGAGAAATTGAACGCCTCGGTAAAACGACGTTCATGAACGGCAAAAATGCGATTAGCACGCCGCAAGTGGAAGCAGGCGATATTGGTGCACTCACTAAACTTGCCGCGACGCAAACAGGCGACACCCTCTGCGATAGAGATGCCTCAATCCAACTCGCAGGTATTGACTTCCCGAACTCGGTGCTCTCTTACGCGATCCACCCGACGCGTGAAGGCGATGATGAAAAGTTGATGACATCCCTCACACGCATGTCTGAAGAGGATCCAGTATTTAGAATTGAACGGAACGAAGTCACGAAGCAATTGCTCGTCTCAGGGCTTGGCGACCTGCACATCACCGTCAATAGGGAGCGAATGGCAGATAAATTCGGCGTAGAGACGGATGTTGAACCACCGAAAGTCCCGTACCGAGAAACGATTCGGAGAACTGTCCAGGCAGTCCAAGGACGGCACAAACGCCAATCCGGTGGCAGAGGTCAGTTCGGTGATGTCACGATAAATCTCGCCCCCTTGCAACGTGGCGAAGGTTTTGAGTTCGTTAACAACATCGTCGGTGGGGCGATCCCGCGCAACTATATCCCAGCTGTCGAAAAAGGCATCCGCGAGAGAATGGATAGAGGCTTACTTGCGGGTTTCCCAATCGTTGACATCCAAATTGATCTCTATGATGGTAAATACCACCCCGTCGATTCTTCAGATATGGCGTTTCAGATTGCTGGTTCTATCGCTTTCGCTGCCGCTGCCGAACAAGCCGATGCGTGTCTACTTGAACCGGTTATGAATGTTACAATCACAGTCCCCGAACAGTTCATGGGAAACATTATCGGTGACCTGAATGGACGGCGCGGACAAGTGATGGGTGTTGAGCAGGCAGGGAAAAAGCAGATCATTCAGGCAAACATTCCGCTTTCAGAGATGCTCCGGTATTCGATCGATCTCAAGTCGATGACGAGTGCGCGTGGTAACTTCACGATGGAATTCTCGCACTACGACATCGCACCTGACGATGTTGCACAGAAGGTCATCGCTGCCTCAAAAACAGACGACGAAGAATGA